The Desulfarculaceae bacterium genome window below encodes:
- the wecB gene encoding UDP-N-acetylglucosamine 2-epimerase (non-hydrolyzing) encodes MKVAPLYRALEPLEWCCPAVVHTGQHYDYNMSAAFFADLGLPDPAAHLGVGSGGHGDQIGRCLMAYEKLINEGPKPDAVVVVGDVNSTLACALVARRAGVFLAHLEAGLRSWDRDMPEEQNRILTDQLADLLWTPSDDGDANLAREGVDPARVELVGNIMIDSLEMVRPAIEARRAWEAHGLAQGGYGVVTLHRPGNVDHPQALAKLAEALAEAAGQLPLVFPAHPRTRARLESFDLLGRLIEAGGLIMLEPQGYLDFMSLVLGCRLVITDSGGIQEETTYLHLPCLTVRPSTERPVTVELGTNRLVTVEQIGDGVREVLAGDWPHGQVPPLWDGHTADRCAESLRLQLGV; translated from the coding sequence ATGAAGGTGGCTCCGCTCTACCGGGCCTTGGAGCCCCTGGAGTGGTGTTGCCCGGCGGTGGTGCACACCGGCCAGCATTATGACTACAACATGAGCGCGGCGTTTTTCGCGGACCTGGGCCTGCCCGACCCGGCCGCCCATTTGGGGGTGGGCTCCGGCGGCCACGGCGACCAGATCGGCCGCTGCCTCATGGCCTATGAAAAGCTGATCAACGAGGGCCCCAAGCCGGACGCGGTGGTGGTGGTGGGCGACGTGAACTCCACCCTGGCCTGCGCCCTGGTGGCCCGGCGGGCGGGGGTGTTCCTGGCTCACCTTGAAGCCGGGCTGCGCTCCTGGGACCGCGACATGCCCGAGGAGCAGAACCGCATCCTCACCGACCAGTTGGCCGATCTGTTGTGGACGCCTTCGGACGACGGCGACGCCAACCTGGCCCGCGAGGGGGTGGACCCGGCCCGCGTGGAGCTGGTGGGCAACATCATGATCGACTCGCTGGAGATGGTGCGCCCGGCCATTGAGGCCCGCCGCGCCTGGGAGGCCCATGGCCTGGCCCAGGGCGGCTACGGCGTGGTGACCCTGCACCGGCCGGGCAACGTGGACCATCCCCAGGCCCTGGCCAAGCTGGCCGAGGCCCTGGCCGAGGCGGCGGGGCAATTGCCCCTGGTCTTCCCGGCCCACCCCCGCACCCGGGCGCGTCTGGAGAGCTTCGACCTCCTGGGCAGGCTCATCGAGGCGGGCGGGCTGATCATGCTGGAGCCCCAGGGCTATCTGGATTTCATGAGCCTTGTGCTGGGCTGCCGCTTGGTGATTACCGACTCGGGCGGCATCCAGGAGGAGACCACCTATCTGCATTTGCCTTGCCTGACCGTGCGGCCCTCCACCGAGCGGCCGGTGACCGTGGAGCTGGGAACCAACCGGCTGGTTACGGTGGAGCAGATCGGCGACGGGGTGCGCGAGGTCCTGGCCGGGGACTGGCCCCACGGCCAGGTGCCGCCCCTGTGGGACGGGCATACGGCGGATCGTTGCGCGGAGTCGTTGCGGCTGCAACTGGGAGTTTAG
- a CDS encoding HigA family addiction module antidote protein codes for MEMVRKEKSLPPVHPGEVLLEEFLRPLGLSQNRLGRDLGVSPRRINEIVHGKRALTADTALRLARYFGMSARFWTGLQEDFDLETARQKLSGRLEREVKVHPSAASA; via the coding sequence ATGGAAATGGTTAGGAAGGAAAAATCACTCCCGCCGGTGCATCCCGGCGAGGTGCTCTTGGAGGAGTTCCTGCGCCCCTTGGGCCTGAGCCAGAACCGCCTGGGCCGCGACCTCGGGGTGTCGCCGCGCCGCATCAATGAGATCGTGCACGGCAAGCGGGCCCTGACCGCGGATACCGCCCTGCGCCTGGCCCGCTATTTCGGCATGTCGGCCAGGTTCTGGACCGGCCTGCAGGAGGATTTTGACCTGGAGACCGCCCGCCAAAAGCTGTCCGGGCGGCTGGAGCGCGAGGTGAAGGTGCATCCCAGCGCGGCCTCTGCCTGA
- a CDS encoding type II toxin-antitoxin system RelE/ParE family toxin, producing the protein MIVGFKCKETRKIFEGMVSRRFPPEVQRAARRKLMMLHHSADLNDLRVPPGNRLEALLGDRQGSYSIRVNARFRICFVWQEANATADEVEMVDYH; encoded by the coding sequence ATGATAGTTGGGTTTAAGTGCAAAGAGACGCGCAAAATTTTCGAAGGCATGGTGTCCCGGCGTTTCCCGCCGGAGGTGCAGCGGGCAGCCCGGCGCAAGCTGATGATGCTTCATCACTCGGCGGACTTGAACGATTTACGGGTACCGCCAGGCAACCGGCTAGAGGCTTTGCTGGGCGACCGGCAAGGCTCCTACAGCATCAGGGTCAATGCCCGCTTTCGCATCTGCTTCGTCTGGCAAGAAGCGAACGCCACGGCAGATGAAGTGGAAATGGTCGATTATCATTGA
- a CDS encoding TRAP transporter substrate-binding protein, with protein MFISKLVRAWSLALILCLGLAVAAPAATTLTYSNFFPPTHAQSKLAQAWCDAVTKATDGAVKFQYFPGQTLTKANQSYDGVVGGISDMAMGCFAYTRGRFPVMEAVDLPLGYVSGSQATQTVNNFFKRMKPKELKEVEVMYLHAHGPGLLFTRSRPVAKLEDLKGLKIRATGTSARTVAALGGTPVAMPMPESYQSLSRGVVDGSVYPMESNKGWRLGEVVEHGTLCYPVGYTTTFFVVMNKDRWKALPAKVKEAIRKINQSWIAKTGQAWDEADRQGKEFFLGLKGRTLISLTPAEAARWKQAVEPVLTGYAKQVSQKGLDGAAILKAAREEAARPVQ; from the coding sequence ATGTTTATCAGCAAGCTCGTGCGGGCCTGGTCCCTGGCCCTGATCCTTTGCCTGGGCCTGGCCGTGGCCGCCCCGGCCGCCACCACCCTGACCTACAGCAACTTCTTCCCCCCCACCCACGCCCAATCCAAGCTGGCCCAGGCCTGGTGCGATGCGGTGACCAAGGCCACCGACGGCGCGGTGAAGTTCCAGTACTTCCCCGGCCAGACCCTGACCAAGGCCAACCAATCCTATGACGGCGTGGTGGGCGGCATCTCGGACATGGCCATGGGCTGCTTCGCCTACACCCGGGGCCGCTTCCCGGTCATGGAGGCCGTGGACCTGCCCCTGGGCTACGTGTCCGGCAGCCAGGCCACCCAGACCGTGAACAACTTCTTCAAGCGCATGAAGCCCAAGGAGCTAAAAGAAGTTGAGGTGATGTACCTGCACGCCCATGGGCCAGGCCTGCTCTTTACCCGCTCGCGCCCGGTGGCCAAGCTGGAGGACCTGAAGGGCCTGAAGATCCGGGCCACCGGCACCTCGGCCCGCACGGTGGCCGCCCTGGGCGGCACCCCGGTGGCCATGCCCATGCCCGAGAGCTACCAGTCCCTGTCGCGCGGAGTGGTGGACGGCTCGGTCTACCCCATGGAGTCCAACAAGGGCTGGCGCCTGGGCGAGGTGGTGGAGCACGGCACCCTGTGCTATCCGGTGGGTTACACCACCACCTTCTTCGTGGTGATGAACAAGGACCGCTGGAAGGCGCTGCCGGCCAAGGTTAAGGAGGCCATCCGCAAGATCAACCAGAGCTGGATCGCCAAGACCGGCCAGGCCTGGGACGAGGCCGACCGCCAGGGCAAGGAGTTCTTCCTGGGCCTCAAGGGCCGCACCCTGATCAGCCTGACCCCGGCCGAGGCCGCCCGCTGGAAGCAGGCGGTGGAGCCGGTCTTGACCGGCTACGCCAAGCAGGTGAGCCAAAAGGGCCTGGACGGCGCGGCGATCCTCAAGGCCGCCCGCGAGGAAGCCGCCCGCCCGGTGCAATAG
- a CDS encoding hemolysin family protein yields MTTLIIAVTASILISALCSLLESVLYSTRLITLEAAAAQGNRLARAMRAFKSQVDRPLAAILILNTAANTAGAALAGWAAGQVWGAGSLWAFSAFFTLAILLFSEIIPKTVGAVFWRVLWGPSIYPLKIMVLVLRPFIWLTQAVTGLITARRKKGSSISEDEIVAAARLGASGGEISRMEAELINNIIQLEEITAEDIMTPRTVMMSLDGALTVDEVELQARHWPHTRLPVWRDNPDQVVGYVLQDSIFRSESRDQDRALFELAKPVRFVPPGINALKLLASFLGSKEHLVIVVDEYGGVMGLVTLEDVIESLVGSEIVDETDEEVDLQEAARRRAKAVLKASREA; encoded by the coding sequence ATGACCACCCTGATCATAGCGGTGACCGCGTCCATTCTGATCTCGGCGCTGTGCTCCCTGTTGGAGTCGGTGCTCTATTCCACCAGACTCATCACCCTGGAGGCAGCCGCCGCCCAAGGCAACCGCCTGGCCCGGGCCATGCGTGCCTTCAAGTCCCAGGTAGACCGGCCCCTGGCCGCCATCCTCATCCTCAACACCGCGGCCAACACCGCCGGCGCGGCCCTGGCCGGCTGGGCCGCCGGGCAGGTGTGGGGGGCGGGCTCCCTGTGGGCCTTCTCGGCCTTCTTCACCCTGGCCATCCTGCTGTTCAGCGAGATCATTCCCAAGACCGTGGGCGCGGTGTTCTGGCGGGTGCTGTGGGGGCCTTCCATCTACCCCCTCAAGATCATGGTGCTGGTGCTCCGGCCCTTCATCTGGCTGACCCAGGCGGTCACCGGGCTCATCACCGCCCGGCGCAAGAAGGGCTCGTCCATCAGCGAGGACGAGATCGTGGCCGCCGCCCGCCTGGGGGCCAGCGGGGGCGAGATCAGCCGCATGGAAGCGGAGCTGATCAACAACATCATCCAACTGGAAGAGATCACCGCCGAGGACATCATGACCCCCCGCACGGTGATGATGTCCCTGGACGGGGCGCTCACCGTGGACGAGGTGGAACTGCAGGCCCGCCACTGGCCCCACACCCGCCTGCCGGTCTGGCGCGACAATCCGGACCAGGTGGTGGGCTACGTGCTGCAAGACAGCATCTTCCGGTCCGAGAGCCGCGACCAGGACAGGGCCCTGTTCGAGCTGGCCAAGCCGGTGCGCTTCGTGCCGCCGGGCATCAACGCCCTCAAGCTGCTGGCCAGCTTCCTGGGTTCCAAGGAGCACCTGGTCATAGTGGTGGACGAGTACGGCGGGGTCATGGGTCTGGTCACTCTGGAAGACGTGATCGAGTCCCTGGTGGGCTCGGAGATCGTGGACGAGACCGACGAGGAAGTGGACCTCCAAGAAGCGGCCCGCCGCCGGGCCAAGGCGGTGCTCAAGGCCAGCCGGGAAGCATAA
- a CDS encoding NAD(P)/FAD-dependent oxidoreductase produces the protein MSNFDYDVLIIGGGGSAGFTAATTAMKSGAKVAMVEGSRLGGLCILAGCMPSKTLLHSAAEVKRLQVSGLAAYPEIHQYTRGVVNYLATGRDAAVKAKAAKGLEVIEGRAKVSGPHELIVEGRVLSAKSIVIATGSTEQVPPVPGLAESGFLDSDAFMRLEALPASLVVLGGGTQAVELAQFSARMGVKVTIIQRSEHLISNEDPRVGELIAQALEADGAEVLVGTELKAVNRSGGGVSVEFEQAGRPRSVKAEALLLSLGRRANTDDLGLAEAGVELGRKGQVVVDRYMRSSLPSVYAAGDVTGGPMVVNLAVQQGKAAGYNATHDEPREVQDRVLPRAIFTDPQFARVGLNHAEAHAAGLDFIEAEEDLGEMSVARTYPQPISGYLTLRAERQGGRLIGAELVAPEASLMIHDMAVALKMNATAGDIAAIPYIHPCLSEASEFAAGGLARQVED, from the coding sequence ATGAGCAACTTTGATTACGACGTTTTGATCATCGGCGGCGGGGGCAGCGCGGGATTTACCGCCGCCACCACGGCCATGAAGAGCGGGGCCAAGGTGGCCATGGTGGAGGGCAGCCGCCTGGGCGGCCTGTGCATCCTGGCCGGGTGTATGCCCTCCAAGACCCTTTTGCACAGCGCGGCCGAGGTCAAGCGCCTGCAAGTGAGCGGACTGGCCGCCTACCCCGAAATCCATCAATACACCCGGGGCGTAGTCAACTACCTGGCCACCGGGCGCGACGCAGCGGTCAAGGCCAAGGCGGCTAAAGGCCTGGAAGTGATCGAGGGGCGCGCCAAGGTCAGCGGCCCCCACGAGCTCATAGTCGAGGGCCGTGTGCTTAGCGCCAAAAGCATCGTCATCGCCACGGGCAGCACCGAGCAGGTGCCCCCGGTGCCCGGCCTGGCCGAGAGCGGCTTCCTGGACTCGGACGCCTTCATGCGCCTGGAGGCCCTGCCCGCCTCCCTGGTGGTCTTGGGCGGCGGCACCCAGGCGGTGGAGCTGGCCCAGTTCAGCGCGCGCATGGGGGTCAAGGTCACCATCATCCAGCGCAGCGAGCATCTCATCAGCAACGAGGACCCCCGGGTGGGCGAGCTCATCGCCCAGGCCCTGGAGGCCGACGGGGCCGAGGTGCTGGTGGGCACCGAGCTCAAGGCGGTCAACCGCTCGGGCGGCGGGGTCAGCGTGGAGTTCGAGCAGGCGGGGCGGCCCCGCTCCGTGAAGGCCGAGGCGCTGCTTCTCTCCCTGGGCCGCCGGGCCAACACCGACGATTTGGGCCTGGCCGAGGCCGGGGTGGAGTTGGGGCGCAAGGGCCAGGTGGTGGTGGACCGCTATATGCGCTCCAGCCTGCCCAGCGTCTATGCGGCGGGCGACGTGACCGGCGGGCCCATGGTGGTCAACCTGGCCGTGCAGCAGGGTAAGGCCGCTGGGTACAACGCCACCCACGACGAGCCCCGGGAGGTGCAGGACCGGGTGCTGCCCCGGGCCATCTTCACCGACCCCCAGTTCGCGCGGGTGGGCCTGAACCACGCCGAGGCCCACGCGGCGGGCCTGGATTTCATCGAGGCCGAGGAAGACCTGGGCGAGATGTCGGTGGCCCGCACCTACCCCCAACCGATAAGCGGCTACCTCACCCTGCGGGCCGAGCGCCAGGGCGGGCGGCTCATCGGGGCCGAGTTGGTGGCCCCCGAGGCCTCGCTGATGATCCACGACATGGCCGTGGCCCTCAAGATGAACGCCACCGCCGGAGACATCGCGGCCATCCCCTACATCCATCCCTGCCTGTCCGAGGCCAGCGAGTTTGCGGCCGGCGGCCTGGCCCGCCAGGTGGAAGACTGA
- a CDS encoding C45 family peptidase, giving the protein MTRRLLVIAAVLILLLTATAAHACTLWGAVGSRAAGGGALAAKNRDWTPNSPGRLELVKPKEGRAYLALMARGPKGWGVRAGINQDGLVVFSASASSLPKALRREGKGRNRRLLAGFASVDAVLAEAALFGGARPAFYFLADPRRLAVVEAAPGGAYKITSARDGVLAHTNHYLGPGFGQHNLKPAKSSRARLGFIDKLLAGHPAPFTLADFLAYSQDKSNGPDHSLWRVGSTPRKTRTLAGFIVRLPVSGPPVVEALVANPGQKPERHRLVLDAGFWRGEAGIIRGSR; this is encoded by the coding sequence TTGACCCGCCGCCTGCTGGTCATCGCGGCGGTTCTCATCCTGCTGCTGACCGCCACGGCGGCCCACGCCTGCACCCTGTGGGGCGCGGTGGGCTCGCGCGCGGCCGGAGGCGGGGCCCTGGCGGCCAAAAACCGCGACTGGACCCCAAACAGCCCTGGCCGCTTGGAGCTGGTGAAGCCAAAGGAAGGCCGGGCCTACCTGGCCCTCATGGCCCGAGGCCCCAAAGGCTGGGGAGTGCGCGCCGGGATCAACCAGGACGGCCTAGTAGTGTTCAGCGCCTCGGCCTCGTCCCTGCCCAAGGCCCTGCGCCGCGAGGGCAAGGGGCGCAACCGCCGTTTGCTAGCGGGCTTCGCCTCGGTGGATGCGGTGCTGGCCGAGGCCGCCCTGTTCGGCGGAGCGCGCCCGGCCTTCTATTTTTTGGCCGACCCCCGCCGCCTGGCCGTGGTGGAGGCCGCCCCGGGCGGGGCCTACAAAATAACCAGCGCCCGCGACGGGGTGCTGGCCCACACCAATCATTACCTGGGCCCCGGCTTCGGCCAACACAACCTAAAGCCCGCCAAAAGCAGCCGGGCCCGCCTGGGCTTCATCGACAAGCTCCTGGCCGGGCACCCGGCCCCCTTTACCCTGGCCGATTTCCTGGCCTACAGCCAGGACAAGAGCAACGGCCCGGACCACAGCCTGTGGCGGGTGGGCTCCACGCCCCGGAAAACCCGCACCCTGGCCGGCTTCATCGTGCGCCTACCCGTGAGCGGCCCGCCGGTGGTGGAGGCGCTGGTGGCCAACCCCGGCCAGAAGCCGGAGCGCCATCGCCTGGTGCTCGACGCCGGGTTCTGGCGGGGCGAGGCGGGGATTATCAGGGGGTCTCGTTAG
- a CDS encoding sensor domain-containing diguanylate cyclase — translation MPNNLAHRLGGFFAALVVCLLLGGPAWAGAMPLPPGMDGEDTFPWTSVLHDPTGKLSVEQVRAEPWAGRFRPFAGGRTHLGVATGAWWLRLEVHNASAQARSWLVQPTHPQFDQAAMFCFPSAGPPTELSLGDHAPFTARPVPHQTSVFPLRLAPGQSATLYLRLAYVEAGIADVRLRVWSPALFEFHQTLHVAVMALMIGALLMIALFNLVIAFSTRAPEYVWYVLYILAVVGTSLGYQGLGYRFFWQQWTWFTDTAPILFPVLILTLSSQFTRSFLKLKQTMPRMDLTIKGFIAFTLLILAAMLLGYRREAIIVSNCATVFSLVFPVLGLRLWLRGRREARYYTLAFTAWVAALALVFMRYFGFNRSELVNSVLPFVFMLAEALLLSMAMADRINILRGQKDKAERSYLEALRQDKQELERQVRERTAEIERMHQQALEASRTDMLTGLPNRRAFYDGAAQELERAERYGRPVSLIMLDIDRFKDINDTQGHAAGDEVLGHLAEVLRLQMRRNDLVGRLGGEEFALVLPETSAEEALSLAERMRATMAATPAMYQGEAIPFSASFGVARQMPGDSVESLLHRADQALYAAKAAGRNRVEVA, via the coding sequence ATGCCGAACAACCTCGCGCACAGGCTGGGGGGCTTTTTCGCGGCCCTTGTGGTCTGCCTGCTCCTGGGCGGCCCGGCCTGGGCCGGGGCCATGCCCCTGCCCCCGGGCATGGACGGCGAGGACACCTTTCCCTGGACCTCGGTGCTCCACGACCCCACGGGCAAGCTGAGCGTGGAGCAAGTACGCGCCGAGCCCTGGGCGGGCCGCTTCCGCCCCTTCGCGGGCGGCCGCACCCATCTGGGGGTGGCCACCGGAGCCTGGTGGCTGCGCCTGGAGGTGCATAACGCCTCGGCCCAAGCCCGCTCCTGGCTGGTGCAACCCACCCATCCCCAGTTCGACCAGGCCGCCATGTTCTGCTTCCCGTCCGCCGGGCCACCCACGGAACTGAGCCTGGGCGACCACGCGCCCTTCACCGCCCGGCCCGTGCCCCACCAGACCAGCGTATTTCCCCTGCGGCTGGCCCCCGGCCAGAGCGCCACCCTCTACCTGCGCCTGGCCTATGTGGAGGCGGGCATCGCCGACGTGCGCCTGCGCGTATGGTCCCCCGCGCTCTTCGAGTTTCACCAGACGCTTCACGTGGCGGTCATGGCCCTGATGATCGGGGCCCTGCTCATGATCGCCCTGTTCAACCTGGTCATCGCCTTTTCCACCCGCGCCCCGGAATACGTCTGGTACGTGCTCTACATCCTGGCCGTGGTGGGCACCAGCCTGGGTTACCAGGGCCTGGGCTACCGCTTCTTTTGGCAGCAATGGACCTGGTTCACCGACACCGCGCCCATCTTGTTCCCGGTGCTCATCCTTACCCTCTCCTCCCAGTTCACCCGCTCCTTCCTCAAGCTCAAGCAGACCATGCCCCGCATGGACCTGACCATCAAGGGATTCATCGCCTTCACCCTGCTCATCCTGGCCGCCATGCTCCTGGGCTATCGCCGCGAGGCCATCATCGTCTCCAACTGCGCCACCGTTTTCAGCCTGGTCTTCCCGGTGCTGGGGCTCCGGCTGTGGCTGCGGGGCCGCCGGGAGGCCCGCTACTACACCCTGGCCTTCACCGCCTGGGTGGCGGCTCTGGCCCTGGTGTTCATGCGCTATTTCGGCTTCAACCGCTCGGAGCTGGTCAACAGCGTCCTGCCCTTTGTCTTCATGTTGGCGGAGGCGCTTTTGCTGTCCATGGCCATGGCCGACCGCATCAACATCCTCAGGGGGCAAAAGGATAAGGCTGAAAGGAGCTATCTGGAGGCCCTCAGGCAAGACAAGCAGGAGCTGGAGCGCCAGGTGCGGGAGCGCACCGCCGAGATCGAGCGTATGCACCAGCAGGCCCTGGAGGCCTCGCGCACCGACATGCTCACCGGCCTGCCCAACCGCCGGGCCTTTTATGACGGCGCGGCCCAAGAGCTGGAGCGGGCCGAGCGCTACGGCCGACCGGTCTCGCTGATCATGCTGGACATCGACCGCTTCAAGGACATCAACGACACCCAAGGCCACGCCGCCGGCGACGAGGTGCTGGGGCATCTGGCCGAGGTCTTGCGCCTTCAGATGCGCCGCAACGACCTGGTGGGCCGCCTGGGGGGCGAGGAGTTCGCCCTGGTGTTGCCCGAGACCTCGGCCGAGGAAGCGCTCAGCCTGGCCGAGCGCATGCGCGCCACCATGGCCGCCACCCCGGCCATGTACCAGGGCGAGGCCATCCCCTTCAGCGCCAGCTTCGGGGTGGCCCGCCAAATGCCGGGCGACAGCGTCGAGAGCCTTTTGCACCGGGCCGACCAGGCGCTCTACGCGGCCAAGGCCGCGGGACGCAACCGGGTGGAGGTCGCCTGA
- a CDS encoding TOBE domain-containing protein, with the protein MKVSARNLIPGKVKEVTVGMVAAEVLVEVAPGVEVVSVITKHSVESLGIKEGAEVKVMVKATSVMLVTD; encoded by the coding sequence ATGAAGGTAAGCGCGCGCAATCTCATTCCCGGCAAAGTCAAGGAAGTGACCGTGGGCATGGTGGCCGCGGAGGTATTGGTCGAGGTGGCCCCCGGCGTAGAGGTGGTCTCGGTAATTACCAAGCACTCGGTGGAATCCCTGGGCATCAAGGAGGGCGCGGAGGTCAAGGTCATGGTCAAGGCCACCAGCGTCATGCTGGTCACCGACTAG
- a CDS encoding tetratricopeptide repeat protein, producing the protein MAKVDRKKLLKEPDEFQTISDRVIRWSRVNLQKVLWGATVVALAAAAVLGAKAWFDWQERKAAAELAPVMTAYIAAVEGSAGKAALTKLSAELQRVTAEYGSTPAGLQARLALGDLYLSTGEYAKAVETLHSLTQESGLAPELVPLAWHGLGQGLEGQKDYSKAGEAYAKAVSLAGPSLGAMYKLDRARVLAAAGDKKAAAQLYREVLGQAGDTPGGAPLAERARAALTALGEEPSAS; encoded by the coding sequence ATGGCCAAGGTGGACCGCAAGAAGCTCCTCAAAGAGCCCGACGAGTTCCAAACCATCAGCGACCGGGTTATCCGCTGGAGCAGGGTGAACCTGCAAAAGGTGCTCTGGGGCGCCACGGTGGTGGCCCTGGCCGCGGCGGCGGTGTTGGGCGCCAAGGCCTGGTTCGACTGGCAGGAGCGCAAGGCCGCCGCCGAGCTGGCCCCGGTGATGACCGCCTATATCGCGGCGGTTGAGGGCAGCGCGGGCAAGGCCGCCCTGACCAAGTTGAGCGCCGAGCTGCAAAGGGTGACCGCCGAGTACGGCTCCACCCCGGCCGGCTTGCAGGCCCGCCTGGCCCTGGGCGACCTCTACCTGAGCACCGGCGAATACGCCAAGGCGGTGGAGACCCTGCACTCCCTGACCCAGGAGAGCGGCCTGGCGCCGGAGCTGGTCCCCCTGGCCTGGCACGGCCTGGGCCAGGGCCTGGAAGGCCAGAAGGACTACTCCAAGGCGGGTGAGGCCTATGCCAAGGCGGTGTCCCTGGCCGGACCCAGCCTGGGGGCCATGTACAAGCTGGACCGGGCCCGGGTGTTGGCCGCGGCCGGCGACAAGAAGGCCGCCGCCCAGCTCTACCGCGAGGTGCTGGGCCAGGCCGGGGACACCCCCGGCGGCGCGCCCCTGGCCGAGCGGGCCCGCGCGGCCCTGACCGCCCTGGGCGAGGAGCCCTCCGCCAGCTAG
- a CDS encoding nucleotide sugar dehydrogenase — protein MDQERLQVSLSPEGETFPLPGEAEYEAENQRLAGLVAAQREMGREIVVVMGVGFVGAVMAAVVADSVGPDGEPGKFVIGMQRPSTRSFWKIPLLNRGQSPVKAEDPEVDITIARCVKDKKTLTATFSYEALTHADVVVVDVQCDYSKAALANVTDGTVEMAALEASLGIIGEKVPPECLVLIETTVPPGTTEYVAHPIMKKAFEKRGISSEPLLAHSFERVMPGREYVRSIRDFWRVCSGINPESRDKVEKFLTEVLNTEEYPLTVLDRPMESETTKIVENSFRASILAFMDEWSTFAENNGVDIVKVINAIRMRPTHNNLIFPGPGIGGYCLPKDGGLGVWAYHHLMGFQQPLFKMTPMAIDINDSRALHAAGLVRDALRNMGTLVPNSRIVVLGAAYREDVGDTRYSGSELVVRRLAEMGAELVVHDPYVLKWWEFANQDEYPATSAGRARFFRNQEGLKDLEVGQDLAAALKGADAVVLCVRHAEYLGLDPDWVVAACGKPVAMVDCFALLDDARIRRYLELGCEVKGLGRGHVKRIKEELKADQKA, from the coding sequence ATGGATCAAGAACGTCTCCAGGTCAGCCTGAGCCCCGAAGGCGAAACCTTTCCCCTTCCCGGCGAGGCGGAGTACGAGGCCGAGAACCAACGCCTGGCCGGTCTGGTGGCCGCCCAGAGGGAGATGGGCCGCGAGATCGTGGTGGTCATGGGCGTGGGCTTCGTGGGCGCGGTGATGGCCGCGGTGGTGGCCGACAGCGTGGGACCGGACGGCGAGCCCGGCAAATTCGTCATCGGGATGCAGCGGCCCAGCACCAGGAGCTTCTGGAAAATCCCTCTGCTCAATCGGGGTCAGTCGCCGGTGAAGGCCGAGGACCCCGAGGTGGACATCACCATCGCCCGCTGCGTCAAGGACAAGAAGACCCTAACCGCCACCTTTTCCTACGAGGCGCTTACCCACGCCGACGTGGTGGTGGTGGACGTGCAGTGCGACTACTCCAAGGCCGCCCTGGCCAACGTGACCGACGGCACGGTGGAGATGGCCGCCCTGGAGGCCAGCCTGGGCATCATCGGCGAGAAGGTGCCCCCCGAGTGCCTGGTGCTCATCGAGACCACGGTGCCGCCGGGAACCACCGAGTACGTGGCCCATCCCATCATGAAAAAGGCCTTCGAGAAGCGGGGCATCAGCAGCGAGCCCCTTTTGGCCCACTCCTTCGAGCGGGTCATGCCCGGCCGCGAGTACGTGCGGAGCATCCGCGACTTTTGGCGGGTGTGCTCGGGCATAAACCCCGAGAGCCGGGACAAGGTGGAGAAGTTCCTCACCGAGGTGCTCAATACCGAGGAGTATCCGCTGACCGTGTTGGACCGGCCCATGGAGAGCGAGACCACCAAGATCGTGGAGAACAGCTTCCGGGCCTCGATTCTGGCCTTCATGGACGAATGGAGCACCTTTGCCGAGAATAATGGCGTGGACATCGTGAAGGTGATCAACGCCATCCGCATGAGGCCCACCCACAACAACTTGATCTTCCCGGGCCCGGGCATCGGCGGCTATTGCCTGCCCAAAGACGGCGGCCTGGGGGTGTGGGCCTATCACCACCTCATGGGCTTCCAGCAGCCGCTGTTCAAAATGACCCCCATGGCCATCGACATCAACGACTCCCGGGCCCTGCACGCGGCCGGGCTGGTGCGCGACGCCCTGAGGAACATGGGCACCCTGGTGCCCAACAGCCGCATCGTGGTCCTTGGCGCGGCCTACCGCGAGGACGTGGGCGACACCCGCTACTCCGGCTCCGAGCTGGTGGTCCGGCGCCTGGCCGAGATGGGGGCCGAGCTGGTGGTGCACGATCCCTATGTGCTCAAGTGGTGGGAGTTCGCCAACCAGGACGAGTACCCGGCCACCAGCGCGGGGCGGGCCCGTTTCTTCCGCAACCAGGAGGGGCTCAAGGACCTGGAGGTGGGCCAGGACCTGGCCGCCGCCCTCAAGGGGGCGGACGCGGTGGTCTTGTGCGTGCGCCACGCCGAGTATCTGGGCCTGGACCCGGATTGGGTGGTGGCCGCCTGCGGCAAGCCGGTGGCAATGGTGGACTGCTTCGCCCTGCTGGACGATGCGCGCATCAGGCGCTATCTTGAGTTGGGCTGCGAGGTCAAGGGCCTGGGCCGGGGCCACGTGAAGCGCATCAAGGAAGAGTTGAAGGCCGACCAAAAGGCCTAG